The sequence below is a genomic window from Draconibacterium halophilum.
TTGATGAGTTTTTTGATTTTAAATATGGGAAATTAGAATATCGAAGCCTTCATTTTGATCATGAAATTTTAAAAACTGAAAATTTTCAGGGAAATGCAGTTGTTAATTACACCGACAGAGAAGTGCCGTTTACCCGAATTTTGGAGCACAAACATTTTGAATTCGGACAACAGAAAAGAACCATCATAACACGTGAATATCCGCATGAGTTTTCAAAGGATAAAGAATCATATTATCCAATAAATGATGCGAAAAATCAAGCGATATATGAAAAGTATTTAAAATTGTCAGAAGAGAATAAGAATATAATTTTTGGTGGCCGTTTGGCAGAGTACAAGTACTACGACATGCATCAAGTTATTGAAAAAGCATTGGATAAAGCAAAAGAAATATCATTATAAATTCATACGTTTAAACCCTCTCAAAAATATTATGAGATTATCAAAATCCGCAAAAATTTACATTGCTTGTAAACCACAGGCAGCTACCGGAGGTCCGGAGCTTCTGCATCAGTTAGTGGCTAAATTAAACCAATCAGGACTTAATGCCAGAATGTTTTATTTGAAGAAAATGGATGATCCTATTCATTCAAATTACAAAAAGTACGTAAATGAATATGTATTTGAAATTGAAGATCATTCAGATAATGTTCTTATTGTTCCGGAGACACGTACATTTGAACTGAATAAATACAAATCGATACAAAAGATTATATGGTGGCAAAGTGTAGATAACTATTATGCATCAAGGAACCGTTTTAAAAATCGGTTATTGGCAGCTTTAGGTCTAAGGAAAGCTTTCAACGTAGAGAATCCAAAAGATAATATCGCCATTACAGATCATCTGGTTCAATCGAAATATGCTGAACTTCATCTGAACAAATATGGTATTGGCAACTGGAATTATCTTACCGATTACATCAGAGAAGATTTTATTACAAAATCAAATAAATTATCAATTACAGAGAAAGAAAATATAGTTCTGTATAACCCTCGAAAAGGGAAGAAATTTACGCAAAAGATTATTGATACTCATCCGGAAATTAAATGGGTGCCACTGAAAAATTTAACACCTGCTGAGGTTGCAGATAGAATTGCCAGTGCCAAAGTTTATATTGATTTTGGTAATCATCCCGGAAGGGATCGTTTCCCGCGCGAAGCAGCCGTTTTGTATAATTGTGTAATAACCGGTAGAAGAGGAGCCGCAAAGAACGGCATAGATATTCCTATTGACAATGAGTTTAAATTTGAGGATGATGTACAACTGATTAAACAAATTGGGAATAAAATAAAAGAATGCATTGAAAACTACGAAGTTAAAGTAAAACAATTCGAATCGTACCGCACACTAATTAAAAATCAGGAAGAAAATTTTGAAGAAGAAATTAGAGCGTTTTTCTCAAAATAACGACCTTTGATTAATATTATCAAAAATCAATATGCGATGGAATTGCTTCTTAAGGAATCAGCAAAAATTATAAAAAAATCAAACTACACAATTGCATTTACCGGTGCCGGAATTTCAGTTGAAAGTGGAATTCCTCCGTTCAGAGGAGAATACGGACTTTGGAATAAGTACAGGCCGCAGGTACTGGACTTGAGTTATTTCCTTAATTACCCGGGAAATTGCTGGGGGTATATTCGCGAAATATTTTACGATTTTTTTGCCGATGCTAAACCAAACGATGCACATCGTGTACTGGCAAATATGGAGCGCAATAAATTGTTAAATGCCATTGTTACCCAGAATATCGACAATTTGCATTACGATGCCGGGAACAATACCGTGCACGAGTTTCATGGAAATTCGAAAAAGCTGATATGCCTGAAATGCGGCCAGGTTTATGACGTTAATGATATTGATTTTGAAAATATCCCTCCAAAATGTGTTAATGATAATGAAATTCTTAAGCCCAACTTCATATTCTTTGGCGAAGGAATCCCGCAAGAAGCTTATTCCAATTCGTTCGCAGCTGCCCAAAAAGCGGAAGTGTGCATAATTGTTGGGTCAACCGGCGAGGTAACACCTGCATCGTATGTGCCGCGCACTGCCAAACAGGCAGGAGCTACTATTATCGAAATTAATCCTGAAGAAACCGTTTTTACATCGGTGATTACCGATATTCATTTAAAAGGCAAGGCTGCTGAAATTTTAAATCAATTAGGCAAATTATTGTTTTGAATTTTTCAACCAAATGTTTGAAGTTTGGGTAGTTTTTAACAAATATGAGGTGAATTAAGAAAGTTTCTAAAAGCTACATTTCATTAAACCTTAATATCATTTATATTTGCGGATCTGAAAAAGAAAACTCTAAAATTTTATAATATGAGCTTATTAAAAGGAAAAACAGCTATAATTACCGGCGCTTCTCGCGGAATTGGTAAAGCAATTGCTGTTAAGTATGCACAGGAAGGGTGCGATGTTGCCTTTACCGATCTTTTTGAAGATGACAATATGAAAGCCACAGAACAGGAATTAATAGCTTACGGAGTAAAAGCCAAAGGTTATGCTTCTGATGCAAGTAATTTTGAAGATACTGACCGTGTTGTATCCGAAATTGTTAAAGAATTTGGCCGTATTGATGTATTAGTAAACAACGCCGGTATTACAAAAGATACTTTATTGATGCGAATGACTGAAGATCAGTGGGATGCAGTTATTAATGTTAATCTAAAATCGGTATTTAACTTTACAAAAGCAGCTCA
It includes:
- the fabG gene encoding 3-oxoacyl-[acyl-carrier-protein] reductase, giving the protein MSLLKGKTAIITGASRGIGKAIAVKYAQEGCDVAFTDLFEDDNMKATEQELIAYGVKAKGYASDASNFEDTDRVVSEIVKEFGRIDVLVNNAGITKDTLLMRMTEDQWDAVINVNLKSVFNFTKAAQRTMLKQRSGSIVNLSSVVGVSGNAGQANYAASKAGIIGFTKSVARELGSRGVRSNAIAPGFIITEMTGKIPEDARKAWEASIPLKRGGTPEEVAGVATFLASDLSSYVSGQVITVCGAMNT
- a CDS encoding SIR2 family NAD-dependent protein deacylase produces the protein MELLLKESAKIIKKSNYTIAFTGAGISVESGIPPFRGEYGLWNKYRPQVLDLSYFLNYPGNCWGYIREIFYDFFADAKPNDAHRVLANMERNKLLNAIVTQNIDNLHYDAGNNTVHEFHGNSKKLICLKCGQVYDVNDIDFENIPPKCVNDNEILKPNFIFFGEGIPQEAYSNSFAAAQKAEVCIIVGSTGEVTPASYVPRTAKQAGATIIEINPEETVFTSVITDIHLKGKAAEILNQLGKLLF